A genome region from Halocatena salina includes the following:
- a CDS encoding IclR family transcriptional regulator, translating into MMDTNKARTVTTTQTSIRILEHVREMEGATLSDLAEELGRAKSTVHNHLATLVEEGLLVREQRRYHIGLRCLEFGEHARNRKQLYKPIKIQVYRLAESTNEEVYFAVEENGQMYTIEYVMGDANPSNPEAGSQFLTVGSKYDMHNSAPGKAILAEYDDELVERIIDRYGLSATTENTITDPEELFDELERIREQGYATNDEELERGYHAIAASVNGPQNTVVGALSIGGPAYRFELSGSELNTSVSTLVDAIESVESVLNGRNGLNGS; encoded by the coding sequence ATGATGGATACGAACAAGGCTAGAACGGTTACAACGACTCAGACGTCGATTCGAATCCTTGAACACGTTCGAGAGATGGAGGGCGCGACACTCTCCGACCTCGCGGAGGAACTCGGCCGGGCTAAAAGTACCGTCCACAACCATCTGGCAACGCTAGTAGAGGAAGGACTCCTTGTCCGAGAACAGCGACGATATCACATCGGGTTGCGGTGTTTGGAGTTCGGAGAGCATGCACGAAACAGGAAGCAGTTGTACAAGCCTATCAAGATTCAAGTCTACCGTCTCGCAGAGTCGACGAACGAAGAAGTGTACTTCGCTGTCGAGGAGAATGGACAGATGTACACGATCGAATACGTCATGGGTGATGCAAACCCATCCAATCCGGAGGCCGGTAGTCAGTTCCTCACCGTCGGAAGCAAATACGACATGCACAACTCAGCACCTGGCAAAGCAATTCTTGCTGAATACGATGACGAGCTAGTCGAGCGGATCATCGATCGCTATGGTCTTTCTGCGACGACGGAAAACACGATAACCGACCCAGAAGAGCTATTCGATGAACTAGAGCGAATCCGGGAACAAGGATATGCGACGAACGATGAGGAGCTAGAGCGGGGCTACCATGCGATTGCAGCTTCGGTCAACGGACCACAAAACACTGTCGTCGGTGCCCTTTCGATCGGAGGGCCAGCGTATAGATTCGAACTATCAGGTTCTGAACTAAATACATCGGTATC
- a CDS encoding IclR family transcriptional regulator, which produces MKNNRFNFGWCIQDEEYMTTKNGTKVKTATTTLRVVEVLHEQNGSTVTEISKELGLSKSTVYKHLKTLEAERYVVKEDDDTYYVGLPFLSLGVQARRRRRLYETAKPQIQELAQASNEMANLLVEEHGRGIFLYRSDSNQAVNLDTHAGRDVYLHTTAMGKAILAYLPEERVIEIIDQHGLARMTEHTITEESELFEELRSIRDRGWAYDKEERLYGLCCISAPITDSDGEVLGAISVSGPRSRLNGERFEKELPQLVLDAQNIIELNVSYE; this is translated from the coding sequence ATGAAGAACAACCGTTTTAACTTCGGATGGTGTATCCAAGATGAAGAATACATGACTACAAAAAACGGAACCAAAGTCAAGACTGCAACAACGACACTACGCGTCGTCGAAGTGCTCCACGAACAGAACGGGAGCACAGTCACAGAAATATCAAAAGAACTTGGCTTATCGAAAAGTACAGTGTACAAACACCTCAAAACTCTTGAAGCAGAGCGATACGTGGTCAAAGAGGATGATGACACGTACTACGTAGGGCTTCCATTTTTGAGTCTTGGAGTACAAGCACGTCGGCGTCGGAGGTTGTATGAGACGGCAAAGCCACAGATACAGGAGTTGGCCCAAGCGTCGAATGAGATGGCGAACCTCCTCGTTGAAGAGCACGGCCGTGGCATCTTCCTCTATAGGTCTGATAGCAATCAAGCAGTCAACCTCGACACGCACGCAGGAAGAGATGTGTATTTACATACGACAGCCATGGGTAAAGCTATCCTCGCATATTTACCTGAAGAACGTGTGATTGAGATCATCGACCAGCATGGGCTTGCTCGGATGACTGAGCACACGATTACTGAGGAGTCCGAACTGTTTGAGGAGTTACGTTCGATTCGAGATCGAGGATGGGCGTACGACAAGGAAGAACGGTTATACGGGCTCTGTTGCATCTCTGCCCCGATAACAGATTCAGACGGAGAAGTACTCGGAGCAATCAGTGTATCGGGTCCACGGAGTAGATTAAACGGTGAACGATTCGAGAAAGAACTTCCGCAGTTGGTCTTAGATGCTCAAAACATCATAGAACTTAATGTATCATATGAATAG
- the aceB gene encoding malate synthase AceB — protein MDERIHDRKFVRTFFTTPTAVEEDDTAKMLRSASQLRGMQAPDVWVPDNEDATAPNMRDEGARNITEVVAEAGEDVPGEIHPRVVWHRDSPETRYRGFQHMLEIADPEKGAVEHIDGFVIPEVGGIDDWKKADEFITIVENEYGLKEGSLAMSVIIESGAAELAMEKLRGEMGKPTNNLERLFLLVDGEVDYTKDMRAITPTGELPSWDELRHNTSRAASAAGLIAIDGPYDDIRDVEGYHERMQNNQAKGQLGIWSLTPGQVVEANKNPLPPTEGYWLIDEDGREVELKEQDDIQVYNGSRIALEETGEGYILTIGSDQLELEDEDALQEELLGLLSYVPSLDDIVDSMEEFEAAKEAGQGAIAMTQSATVSIDGVETDISRDRMWDEATYQALQTPITYFQDIYESRPDQHDDLAELYSEDIVNRAMDVGN, from the coding sequence ATCGACGAGCGGATACACGATCGGAAATTCGTGCGGACGTTCTTCACGACCCCGACGGCGGTCGAAGAAGACGATACTGCCAAGATGTTGCGCAGCGCGTCCCAGCTTCGCGGGATGCAAGCACCCGACGTTTGGGTGCCGGACAACGAAGACGCTACGGCGCCAAATATGCGCGACGAAGGCGCCAGAAACATCACTGAGGTCGTCGCCGAGGCGGGCGAAGACGTCCCCGGCGAAATCCACCCCCGCGTCGTCTGGCACCGGGACAGTCCCGAGACGCGCTACCGCGGCTTTCAGCATATGCTGGAGATCGCCGACCCAGAAAAGGGCGCTGTTGAGCACATCGACGGGTTCGTCATCCCCGAAGTCGGGGGTATCGACGACTGGAAAAAAGCCGACGAATTCATCACCATCGTCGAAAACGAGTACGGTCTCAAGGAAGGAAGTCTCGCGATGTCGGTCATTATCGAGTCTGGGGCAGCCGAACTCGCCATGGAGAAACTACGTGGTGAGATGGGCAAGCCCACGAACAACCTTGAACGGTTATTCCTGCTGGTCGACGGCGAGGTCGACTACACGAAGGACATGCGCGCCATCACCCCGACGGGTGAACTCCCATCGTGGGACGAACTGCGCCACAATACCTCACGAGCTGCCAGTGCAGCCGGTCTTATCGCGATCGATGGGCCGTACGACGATATCCGTGATGTCGAAGGCTACCACGAGCGCATGCAGAACAATCAGGCTAAAGGACAGCTAGGCATCTGGTCGCTAACGCCAGGGCAAGTCGTCGAGGCGAACAAGAATCCCCTCCCACCCACAGAGGGCTACTGGCTCATCGATGAGGATGGCCGTGAGGTCGAACTCAAGGAGCAGGATGATATCCAGGTTTACAACGGCAGCCGCATCGCACTTGAAGAAACAGGAGAAGGCTACATCCTCACGATCGGTAGTGATCAGCTTGAGCTCGAAGACGAGGATGCACTCCAAGAGGAACTGCTGGGGTTACTGTCCTACGTGCCGAGCCTAGACGACATTGTCGACTCCATGGAAGAATTCGAGGCTGCTAAGGAGGCAGGCCAAGGAGCCATTGCTATGACTCAGTCGGCCACCGTCAGTATCGACGGCGTCGAGACCGACATCAGTCGAGACCGAATGTGGGACGAGGCGACCTATCAGGCCCTCCAGACGCCAATCACCTACTTCCAGGATATCTACGAGAGCCGACCAGACCAGCACGACGATCTCGCCGAGCTCTACAGCGAGGACATCGTTAACCGCGCGATGGACGTCGGAAACTAA
- a CDS encoding aldehyde dehydrogenase family protein, which produces MSTDSQRSTESKSAIKQRHLEVADELVPSDPGQLYIGGEWRDSDSGDTLDTRDPTTGSVLAEVQAGGPVDIDRAVDAAWVAYHETWSDYSVTDRQATLHAIADRIEARADDFATIETLDNGKPISEARIDIDLVIDHFRYFAGACRVEEGRTLPSGPDHHIETLREPYGVVGQIIPWNFPLLMAAWKLAPALAAGNTIVLKPAEETPLSILELMREIDEILPAGVINVVTGYGPDAGAPLSHHDDIRKIAFTGSTEVGRTVMKNAADSITDITLELGGKSPLIVYPDADIETAAEVARVGMFHNTGECCCAGTRLFVHENIRDEFLNAFIDEVTSLTVGDPLREETTLGPKVTDEQVQRTLEYIEQARNSGADIVTGGGEPDEKALSDGCFVTPTVITDIDHESRAVQEEIFGPVETVFEWSEYDEMIDQANDVDYGLAAGVITSDLQQAHKTARDIEAGNIWVNTYNEFPAGQPFGGYKQSGIGRETAAETLEHYTQTKTINFDLK; this is translated from the coding sequence ATGTCTACCGATTCGCAGCGATCGACCGAGTCAAAAAGCGCGATCAAACAACGTCACCTCGAAGTAGCTGACGAACTCGTTCCTTCCGATCCCGGCCAACTCTACATCGGTGGTGAATGGAGGGACAGTGACTCCGGTGATACCCTGGATACGCGCGATCCCACGACGGGCAGCGTTCTTGCAGAAGTCCAAGCCGGAGGACCTGTAGATATCGACCGGGCAGTCGATGCCGCCTGGGTAGCCTATCACGAGACGTGGTCGGACTATTCGGTGACTGATAGACAAGCGACGCTTCACGCGATCGCGGACCGAATCGAAGCTCGTGCGGACGACTTCGCGACGATCGAAACCCTCGACAATGGGAAACCAATCTCGGAAGCACGTATCGATATTGACCTCGTAATCGATCATTTCCGATATTTCGCCGGTGCATGCCGTGTTGAAGAAGGAAGGACGCTTCCGAGCGGTCCCGATCACCATATCGAAACGCTCCGAGAGCCGTATGGTGTTGTTGGACAGATCATTCCGTGGAACTTTCCGCTGTTGATGGCTGCTTGGAAGCTCGCCCCAGCGCTTGCAGCCGGTAACACGATCGTTCTGAAACCCGCTGAGGAGACCCCGCTGTCAATCCTTGAGTTGATGCGTGAGATCGACGAGATCCTCCCTGCTGGCGTCATTAACGTCGTCACAGGATACGGTCCAGATGCGGGTGCACCACTTTCCCATCACGATGATATCAGGAAGATAGCCTTTACGGGCTCGACTGAGGTGGGTCGTACTGTGATGAAAAACGCTGCGGACTCGATTACCGATATTACTCTCGAACTCGGCGGTAAAAGTCCACTGATCGTCTATCCGGACGCTGATATCGAAACGGCTGCTGAGGTTGCACGCGTCGGCATGTTCCACAACACGGGAGAGTGTTGTTGTGCAGGAACGCGTCTCTTCGTTCACGAGAATATTAGAGATGAATTCCTCAACGCGTTTATCGACGAAGTCACGTCTCTTACAGTGGGAGATCCACTTCGTGAGGAGACGACTCTTGGACCAAAGGTTACTGACGAACAGGTTCAGCGTACCCTTGAATACATCGAACAGGCGCGAAACTCCGGTGCAGACATTGTAACTGGTGGAGGCGAACCGGACGAAAAAGCACTCTCCGATGGCTGTTTCGTCACTCCAACGGTCATCACTGACATCGACCACGAAAGTCGGGCGGTTCAGGAAGAGATATTCGGTCCGGTTGAGACAGTCTTCGAGTGGTCGGAGTACGATGAGATGATCGACCAGGCAAATGACGTCGATTACGGTCTCGCTGCTGGTGTCATCACATCGGATCTCCAGCAAGCCCACAAGACCGCACGAGACATAGAGGCTGGGAACATCTGGGTAAACACGTACAACGAGTTTCCAGCTGGCCAACCGTTTGGTGGCTATAAACAGTCCGGTATCGGACGTGAAACCGCCGCTGAAACTCTTGAGCACTACACTCAGACGAAAACCATCAACTTCGATCTCAAATGA
- a CDS encoding pentapeptide repeat-containing protein — translation MSSDPPHNRCGYNPDVTLIHENIPQITCYRPVWNDRDRCVWHAREAGKSITDLKELKPNPGEHLDGAYLEGAKLRDVDWFSDVSLVNVDFTRADVRATDFSGAQLRFSRFEYTNAIYADFSGSDLEGTIMSDTDLRSATLVETRLNGAIFSDVYMNRDTDFGEYSVYETEATPETLYETHPLQAAAWVYRELQEIYHDNSLPTLNRHSYQREKDARRRLAWKKGEYGNAIKYELSRWIMLYGTSPYRILTASIILMLLCGVLYPLAGGVRITGDGGSTTYTFDHVQTAPLSWIVEVLLQSIYFSVVTFSTLGYGDIKPVGYWAQLLSGIEAILGTLFAALLVFVLARSATW, via the coding sequence ATGTCCAGCGACCCACCACATAACCGATGCGGATACAACCCTGACGTTACATTAATACACGAAAACATACCTCAAATAACTTGTTATAGACCTGTTTGGAACGACCGAGATCGCTGTGTCTGGCATGCGAGGGAGGCAGGAAAATCGATCACTGACCTCAAAGAATTGAAACCGAATCCCGGAGAGCATCTCGATGGAGCCTACCTCGAGGGGGCAAAACTCAGAGATGTTGACTGGTTCAGTGATGTATCATTGGTTAACGTCGATTTCACTCGTGCAGATGTCCGAGCGACGGACTTCTCAGGGGCACAGCTACGATTCTCGAGGTTCGAATATACAAACGCAATATATGCTGATTTCAGTGGTAGCGACCTCGAAGGAACGATTATGTCAGATACGGATCTCCGAAGTGCCACACTCGTCGAAACCCGTCTGAATGGAGCAATATTTTCAGATGTGTATATGAATAGAGACACCGATTTCGGTGAGTATTCAGTGTACGAAACGGAGGCGACACCAGAAACACTGTACGAAACCCACCCACTCCAAGCTGCTGCATGGGTGTATCGTGAACTTCAGGAGATATATCATGATAACTCACTTCCAACGTTAAATCGGCACAGCTATCAACGAGAGAAGGACGCTCGTCGCCGACTGGCATGGAAAAAAGGAGAGTATGGTAATGCGATCAAATATGAGCTTTCACGGTGGATAATGTTGTATGGAACGAGTCCATACCGAATTCTTACAGCATCAATAATATTAATGCTGTTATGCGGTGTTTTATATCCATTGGCTGGAGGGGTTCGGATAACAGGAGATGGGGGATCGACCACGTATACATTCGACCATGTACAAACTGCCCCTTTATCATGGATTGTAGAGGTTTTACTTCAAAGCATCTACTTCAGTGTAGTTACCTTTTCTACGCTTGGCTATGGAGATATCAAACCAGTCGGCTATTGGGCACAGCTCTTGTCTGGGATTGAAGCGATTCTCGGAACACTGTTTGCGGCGTTACTAGTGTTCGTCTTAGCACGCAGCGCCACGTGGTAA
- a CDS encoding acyltransferase encodes MLKRIRSILITVINAYGQGATMSNRIYSIDSLRAIAIFFVVIAHVSPFLGFDTYGTYVFFVLDTIGQFDVPIFFVTSGYFFAKKVDHSNVSAYTRYSVQKLSSLYLFGILIALAATVGVALIHDQNVIDALLTHLFEDNSLIQLLYYGDAISIHLWFLTGLIFSICFVSLFVAVEKSHYVLPVATVTHVLGILSQNYPMIVDFSYQTQDALFFGFFYVALGFHIRSSDWTISENRSRLYLGAFCILLMIQLLEQYIIVYHIHGLTFGQDIYWTEFTVSTVPLVFVLFAYALSNPDLGKGTILPDLGEYAVGVYLVHLPVFNVLLALNDIIVPIIGIDLRTTVLWHLFITPFVYVLSLALYILIAKMGIIEIGGSHIPWFSYVRTRLRTLRSDREVTAD; translated from the coding sequence ATGCTGAAACGAATCCGGAGTATATTGATAACAGTAATAAATGCCTACGGACAAGGGGCAACTATGTCGAACCGTATCTATAGTATCGATAGTTTACGTGCTATTGCTATCTTTTTTGTCGTCATAGCACATGTCTCACCGTTCTTAGGATTTGACACGTATGGAACGTACGTCTTCTTTGTACTGGATACGATTGGACAGTTCGATGTGCCGATCTTCTTCGTGACTTCCGGTTATTTTTTCGCGAAGAAAGTTGATCACTCCAATGTCAGTGCATACACGAGATACTCCGTTCAGAAACTGAGCTCGCTCTATCTGTTCGGGATACTCATCGCATTAGCAGCAACTGTTGGTGTTGCACTGATCCACGACCAGAACGTAATAGACGCATTACTCACCCATCTATTCGAAGATAACTCATTGATTCAACTGCTGTACTACGGTGATGCGATCTCGATTCACCTCTGGTTTCTAACTGGATTGATCTTCTCTATCTGCTTCGTGTCGCTGTTCGTCGCTGTCGAGAAGAGTCACTATGTTCTACCCGTCGCCACGGTTACACACGTTCTCGGCATTCTCAGTCAGAACTATCCGATGATCGTTGATTTTTCATATCAAACTCAAGATGCTCTTTTCTTCGGATTCTTCTATGTCGCCCTCGGATTCCACATTCGGTCATCCGACTGGACGATCTCCGAGAACCGTAGTCGACTCTATCTCGGAGCATTCTGTATCCTCCTGATGATTCAACTACTCGAACAGTATATCATCGTCTACCACATCCACGGACTCACGTTCGGGCAGGATATCTACTGGACGGAGTTCACCGTTTCGACGGTCCCCCTCGTTTTCGTACTCTTTGCCTACGCTCTCTCGAATCCGGATCTGGGCAAAGGAACCATTCTCCCGGATTTGGGAGAATACGCTGTCGGAGTTTATCTCGTTCATCTTCCGGTGTTTAACGTACTGTTGGCTCTGAACGACATCATAGTACCGATCATCGGTATTGATCTCAGGACGACCGTTCTGTGGCATCTGTTCATAACGCCATTCGTCTATGTACTCTCGTTGGCCCTCTACATCCTCATAGCAAAGATGGGTATCATCGAAATCGGGGGGAGTCACATTCCGTGGTTTAGTTATGTGCGCACTCGATTACGAACGTTGAGATCAGACCGGGAGGTCACAGCGGACTGA
- the trpB gene encoding tryptophan synthase subunit beta has protein sequence MTGSSGEFDGYGGRHVPEALKGALEQLANDYDEISQTSEFRDEYRTLLEEYAGRPTPLYFAENLSDRYGADIYLKHEDLLHGGAHKINNTLGQGLLAKKAGKERLIAETGAGQHGTATAMVGALLNIDTEIYMGKKDVERQKMNVFRMRLMGATVNEVTRGGEGLADAVDAALEDLAQNIDTTHYLVGSVVGPDPFPRMVRDFQSVIGREAREQILTKTGDLPDATVACVGGGSNAIGLFDAFRDDDVDLYGAEGGGEGSSSKRHAAPLANGKDDVIHGMKTRTIDDDVEVHSVSAGLDYPGVGPEHAMFHSMGRADYTAITDEEALAAFKELSETEGIIPALESSHAIARARQIAKTDEYETIIVNLSGRGDKDMETAAERFDL, from the coding sequence ATGACAGGTTCTTCCGGTGAGTTCGACGGGTATGGTGGGCGTCACGTTCCTGAGGCTCTGAAGGGCGCACTCGAGCAATTAGCGAACGACTACGACGAGATCAGTCAGACGAGCGAGTTTAGGGATGAATATCGAACCCTCCTCGAAGAATACGCAGGTCGACCGACACCGCTGTACTTCGCTGAGAATCTCAGTGATCGGTATGGTGCGGACATCTACCTCAAGCACGAAGACCTGCTCCATGGTGGCGCTCACAAGATCAACAATACGCTCGGTCAAGGGTTACTCGCAAAGAAAGCGGGCAAAGAGCGGCTTATTGCCGAAACCGGTGCTGGCCAGCACGGGACGGCGACAGCGATGGTCGGAGCCTTACTTAACATAGACACGGAGATATACATGGGAAAGAAAGACGTCGAGCGCCAGAAGATGAACGTCTTCCGGATGCGTCTCATGGGCGCGACGGTCAACGAGGTCACCCGAGGTGGGGAAGGTCTCGCTGACGCCGTTGATGCTGCGCTTGAGGATCTGGCCCAGAACATCGATACGACCCACTATCTCGTAGGATCAGTTGTTGGTCCCGATCCATTCCCTCGGATGGTCCGGGACTTTCAGTCCGTCATCGGCCGGGAGGCTCGTGAACAAATCCTCACGAAGACGGGCGATCTCCCGGACGCGACAGTTGCTTGCGTCGGTGGCGGATCGAACGCCATCGGGCTGTTCGACGCTTTCCGTGACGACGATGTCGATCTCTACGGCGCCGAAGGCGGTGGTGAAGGCTCTTCATCAAAGCGCCACGCGGCTCCCCTCGCGAACGGGAAAGACGACGTGATTCACGGGATGAAAACCCGAACTATCGACGACGATGTCGAGGTTCACTCCGTTTCTGCAGGACTTGACTACCCCGGGGTCGGTCCCGAACACGCCATGTTCCACTCGATGGGGCGGGCTGATTACACGGCAATCACCGACGAGGAAGCTCTCGCAGCATTTAAGGAACTCAGCGAGACTGAAGGAATCATTCCAGCTCTCGAATCGAGTCACGCTATTGCGCGGGCACGCCAGATCGCAAAAACGGACGAGTACGAAACGATCATCGTGAACCTCTCCGGACGAGGAGACAAAGATATGGAGACTGCAGCAGAGAGATTCGATCTATAA
- a CDS encoding bifunctional metallophosphatase/5'-nucleotidase, which translates to MSLRLLQYSDIENAYDDPERIGRLAGLIEELRDETALVVGTGDNTAPGVLAMVTEAEQALTFFQAVEPDAETFGNHDFDFGPKRTRELVQASPQPWLCANVYDEDDRFGAAEGVVPWTILEAGTDRVGLFGVIDPKTPSMAPAVDNLTFTDPVAEARTAVAELRNRQVDHIVALSHVGSSDDDLAAALDVDAILGGHIHNERLEHRHGTLLTRPGAGGQILFEITLDENVSATRYDVTDAPIDHPVQAALHEQWEQAGLTEVVAHTNASIEWTGASVYEGECQIGNFVADAYRWAADSDVGLQNSGAIRVGPPLTDDVTVGNLASIVPFGAPVVVAAVSGVELCELFRQGDSALVELGDATRWYAHISGAEIVYDHAERSLAEATVDGKPIDPERTYSVATSEYLLQTDLEFPILTPAHRTQTLDTQYEILAAYAREHGINPQLEGRITRHGRSW; encoded by the coding sequence GTGTCGCTGCGTCTATTACAGTACTCGGACATCGAGAACGCCTACGACGATCCCGAGCGCATCGGACGCCTTGCCGGGCTCATCGAGGAATTGCGCGATGAAACGGCGTTGGTTGTCGGTACCGGTGATAATACTGCACCGGGTGTACTCGCTATGGTGACAGAAGCCGAGCAGGCGCTTACGTTCTTTCAGGCTGTGGAGCCGGATGCAGAGACGTTCGGCAATCATGACTTCGACTTCGGGCCCAAGCGCACGCGTGAACTGGTCCAGGCCTCCCCACAACCGTGGCTGTGTGCGAACGTTTATGATGAGGATGACCGTTTTGGAGCGGCCGAGGGAGTCGTTCCATGGACGATTCTCGAAGCTGGTACCGATCGTGTTGGGCTGTTCGGTGTCATCGATCCAAAGACTCCGTCGATGGCCCCTGCTGTTGACAATCTCACCTTCACCGATCCCGTTGCTGAAGCTCGAACGGCTGTCGCCGAACTTCGCAATCGACAGGTCGACCATATCGTGGCACTTTCACACGTAGGATCCAGCGATGATGACCTCGCTGCCGCACTCGATGTTGATGCTATTCTCGGCGGGCACATCCACAACGAACGACTCGAGCACAGACACGGGACGCTGCTCACGCGACCAGGTGCTGGTGGACAGATCCTCTTTGAAATCACGCTTGACGAGAATGTGAGTGCAACGCGGTATGATGTCACGGATGCGCCGATCGATCACCCGGTACAGGCCGCACTTCACGAACAGTGGGAGCAAGCGGGCTTGACCGAGGTCGTCGCCCATACCAACGCCTCGATCGAGTGGACCGGGGCCTCGGTGTACGAGGGGGAGTGTCAGATCGGTAACTTCGTCGCAGACGCGTATCGCTGGGCCGCGGATTCGGATGTCGGCCTCCAGAATAGCGGTGCGATTCGCGTGGGCCCGCCCCTTACCGACGACGTAACCGTGGGTAATCTCGCAAGCATCGTTCCATTCGGCGCACCAGTCGTCGTTGCGGCGGTCTCTGGCGTCGAACTCTGCGAGCTATTCCGTCAGGGTGATAGCGCGTTGGTGGAGCTCGGTGATGCAACGCGGTGGTATGCCCACATCAGCGGTGCCGAAATCGTCTATGACCATGCCGAGAGGTCGCTTGCCGAAGCGACTGTCGATGGCAAACCGATCGACCCAGAGCGAACCTACAGCGTCGCGACATCGGAGTATCTCCTGCAAACTGATCTCGAATTTCCAATACTGACACCAGCCCATCGAACCCAGACGCTCGACACCCAGTACGAGATTCTCGCTGCATACGCTCGTGAGCACGGTATCAACCCACAACTCGAGGGAAGAATCACACGGCACGGGCGCTCTTGGTAG
- a CDS encoding helix-turn-helix domain-containing protein produces MTSNRDGVRSDGGIGALDPPPIDSIDNTTLDPATLARNAPRLETVIHLLNQPALARVYVFVCYWGPVSPRTVMETLDLSKSTTYEYIDRLVDYGLLERDDSTRPQQLTAEPIIIVEQAVPIVITPTVLHAFARQEIDKDVAYFVDHHGIGTLVAAVRGAGLHAAGRTTQRMVASDIDVRDTEAMMIIYALEPVLTLGRAQDPYFEYLFPDVDDAMDLPELTDSDLPADLPDVDE; encoded by the coding sequence ATGACTTCAAATCGTGATGGTGTCCGCTCGGACGGAGGAATCGGTGCATTGGATCCTCCACCGATCGACAGCATTGACAATACAACGCTCGATCCAGCAACGTTGGCGCGGAACGCTCCACGGCTTGAAACGGTCATCCACCTTCTCAATCAACCAGCACTGGCTCGTGTCTACGTGTTCGTGTGCTACTGGGGCCCTGTGTCTCCACGGACGGTCATGGAGACACTTGATCTCTCGAAATCAACCACCTACGAGTACATCGATCGGTTGGTCGACTACGGCTTGCTTGAGCGCGATGACTCGACGCGCCCTCAGCAGTTGACCGCCGAGCCGATTATCATCGTTGAGCAGGCCGTCCCGATCGTTATCACGCCAACCGTTCTCCACGCGTTTGCCCGCCAAGAGATCGACAAGGATGTTGCCTACTTCGTCGACCACCATGGTATCGGAACCCTCGTGGCGGCTGTCCGTGGGGCGGGTTTACACGCTGCCGGGAGAACGACTCAACGGATGGTCGCCAGCGACATCGATGTCCGAGACACGGAGGCGATGATGATCATCTATGCGCTTGAACCGGTGCTCACACTCGGCCGCGCCCAGGATCCGTACTTCGAGTATCTCTTTCCCGATGTCGACGATGCAATGGACCTTCCGGAGCTCACCGACAGTGACCTGCCAGCAGACCTCCCTGATGTTGACGAGTGA